A region of the Canis lupus dingo isolate Sandy chromosome 8, ASM325472v2, whole genome shotgun sequence genome:
TTGTGAAAAGAGCCttctgttttgtgtattttttagtttaaagaaACTTACATATTAGCCTGAACTTTTAATTAGCCACTGGATCAAAACGAAGGCTTCCTCACTCCATAAAGGGAATGTCTGACCCTCCACAGGGGCATTTTTCTGAAATCTTTGGCACCATACTGGCAGCCATACCCAGTAGAGGAATGAGACTCTGGTCTGAATTTCATGGGTTAGTTTTTCCCTCTTCAAAATCTATCAACTGTGCAGACACAAACAGAAACACGCTGGGGAGGAGAGTCCCAGAAGGCAGAAGTTCCTGTAGTCCTTATCCCGCACGCCTCAGCCCAGGCCACACACaccctcctccatctctcttccTGCCAGGGTCCTTCCTGCCCCAAGGCGCAGAGCATCCCGGCGGGTCTCAGTGTTGGAAAGGCACTGACCAAGTTCTGCTGAAAGTGCCGTCCCACTCCCAATCCCAAACCCTCTCACCCCAGGGGACGCCCAGCTACTGCCCCGCGGCGAGTGGCACTGGCTGGGGAGGGGCGGCCCCATCACCCGCCCGGCCCCACGGGAGCTGCGACCCTCCCCCACCCGCAGCTCCCCAGCTCTCCGGCCCCCCCGGTTTGGGGCTCTTTGTTCGCTGCCCCTCCTCGCTGCAGTTCTCAAACCCGGCTCCCAGCAGCCCCCGCCAGCGCACCCGACCTACAGGAAAGTTGCTCCGAGCTGTGGAGGGGCGTCATCGCCTCCTAGCAACGCTCCTAGCAACCGGGTAACATCTGCTCCCTCTGGTCCAATGCGAGCGGAGAACAGCTGCGCGCCCGCCTCGCGTTCCGAACCCGGAGCGAGAGGCGCTTCAGAGCCTGGAGGGACGGACCTGCAGGAGCCAGGGCTGCCCGCCGAGCTGCagttgccgccgccgccgccgccgctgtcAGCGCCCCTCCGAAGAGTGACAGCTCCGCACACGCGGGAgggagccccgagccccgcgccTCTACGAAGCAGGTGCATGCGCCCATCTCCTGGTCAGCGGACCCAGCTCGCAAGGTATGTCTGGACTTACGCACAATAAGGCTCAGAAAGGACCCATTTCATTGAGGGTGAGGGCAAGGGACTGTTCTGGGATCCTACTCTGCCCTCGGTCATTGAACAGCGGCCAGGTGGTGGTCCCGCATaacctggtttctttctttctttcttttttttttttttttaaatcgtgaAATTGGTTCCGGAGGATTCCCCATGCCCGTCGTTTCTAGGTTTGTGCTCGGAAGTTTTCAGCCctccttgtttttcctttgacTTCGCTGCCCATGTGTGGCTAGGAGAGCTGGGAGCAGTAGGCACCCATGCAAAGCCTGTGGTTAGGGCTAAAATGACATCGTGTAGTCTGGACTAATGGAATCAACACGTATGGAGAGCAACAATCTTTTTGGGTCCTGCTCTGGAAAGGGTCCATTTGGCCGGGAGCAGCCCTTCACTGTTACTCAATCTCCTGAAAAGTAACCATAGTAACTCACCTCTCTTTTGATGGGATCCTCCTCATTGGCTGCCTATCTTCCTTTGGAAAGCTCATCTCTCTAAATATAGAAGATGATGAGATCTGTAAGCATACATCCATGTAGAAAAGGTGCAGTACAGCATGGCCCTTTAAGGAAAAACTCTCTTCAAAGAAAAAGTGCCATTTGGCTATTTCAAATCCTGTGAGAAGTAGTGTGTCTTACAGAGAATGATTGAGTTACTGTTCTAACGGCTGGATTGTTACTTTAGAGagaatttttcttgaaattatgcAAAATCTGGTGTTTGAAAACAAATTAAGTATATATGACTGTGATTTTTCCAAAAAATCAACCTGCTGATAATCTCCCCAAAATGATCTCCCGTAAATGATTGGTGAAATCAGTTATTCACTTATTTGCAAATTTCTTAGGATAGTTATAGATCCCTTATGTTTAAAATTCAATCTGGAGAACACCAGAATGATTGTGTGTGCTTGAaggtttatctatttatctatctggTCCAGAACAGCCCCACCTAGAACATCTTAGATAGGGTCCTCCTATTGCATGGGTTCTCCTGACGTGATAACCAGTTCAAGTGAGGGCCGTCCTGACTCTTCCAATGTTATTTGCATCTGTCTCCGTGTTTCAAAATCTCAGGTAGCCATTCATGAGCCTGAGGCTGTGAGAAATGCTTGCTGTGCAAAGGGGAACTCTCACCAGATTTTCTCAAGCTGTCCTAGAAATACACTTTTCAGATTGATTCAGCTTTACCAGGTAATCACTACCTTAAAAGAAATTACTGTTTAAATATGTATCCAGAGAAATAAATGCTAATGTAGCATTACCATGACTTACAAGATCAATATAAGGGGTTGTGTATATAGATGGTTGCTGGGTAGAAGTCAATAGAGATTTTCTGTAGAAAGGACATTTGTGGGCTGGCAGATTTTCCTCTCTAAGACCCATGTGAATAGACTGGGCCAAATTAGGCAGCTTGCCTTGGGGAACATGTCAAGCGGAAGCCCTATGAGCAAACTGGTGCATGTCTGAATGAAGGAAGTGAAGAGAACTCTTCAAGTTGCAAGAGGAGATCatggtgatttttaaagatttaatctGCATTACGGCCATGATGATAGAAACCCATCGAGTGTCAAGTATTTCAAACGAAATTTTCAAGAGTGAATACAGTCGTTTAATGAGTGCTCAGCCCTCCACTGCTGTGTTTAACTTTCACATGTACTGAGCTATCCATGTGCAGTTCCTGTAGGTAACCAGCCTAGCAAATTGCAGTCATGTTCATGAAAATATACCATGCTGTGTTTCTTCCTTGATTTTACCTCtctttgtaaaaacaaataattgaacAATTTTATTTAGAAAGCTATTTGAACATTTATTCTGGTCTAGCTGTATAGTTTTTTTTGATAATCGTGAGACTTTAAAAGTACTGGTCTTCATAGTCACTTAGTgaaatatctttaataattttaagcattGAAGATGACCATTAAGCCATCATTAGCCTTTAGTACCACcaccctttttccttcctccattaTAACTACTATATTTTATGATAAGAAACAAATCCAAGGAGACCAATAAGATTTATTGTCATCTGCCATGAGTGGTGTGTAGAGTTTTAGTCCTGCTATCAATCTGAGGAAAGTTTGAATAAAGCAGCCACAAGTATTGGTTCATGTTTATGCATTAGTCTTGTGCATTAGTAATTTATATGCATCTTATCTCTTATGTAATATGCATAGGAGTTTAAAATCATTCAGTGCCCTTTAATTTACATGAACAGGTTTGCCCTTTCATTGAGACCACTATTTCAATCAAGAAGGTCAAGTGAAGAgggttcttaaattttaattttgattctatCATGAATGTATAATGTGCAGAATGTATACTGTGCAATCTTGATGAACATATCTGCTTCAAGTCATTCATCAGAAAATGTCATCATGGCAGttagctttaaataaataaaaataaatcagataatatCATTATAATATAAGCATTATTTCTACAGACATCGGTAGATCCTAaggaagagtgaaaaaaaattccaccCATTTGTAAGTTAAGGATCTAGCCGCTCTTGTCGATGGGAATGCCAGCTGTACTTGTTCATACCACGAGTTATAAAGAGAGGTGTACTTGGGGCTATGAGGCTTACATAAGGCTGAGATCAAGCAGGTTAAAACGGAAACCAAG
Encoded here:
- the LOC112657331 gene encoding mucin-1-like; its protein translation is MREWYLSRAMKAELDAVPLPIPNPLTPGDAQLLPRGEWHWLGRGGPITRPAPRELRPSPTRSSPALRPPRFGALCSLPLLAAVLKPGSQQPPPAHPTYRKVAPSCGGASSPPSNAPSNRVTSAPSGPMRAENSCAPASRSEPGARGASEPGGTDLQEPGLPAELQLPPPPPPLSAPLRRVTAPHTREGAPSPAPLRSRCMRPSPGQRTQLASLSNKSINIYINNVESSLL